Proteins encoded within one genomic window of Prosthecobacter vanneervenii:
- a CDS encoding type IV toxin-antitoxin system AbiEi family antitoxin domain-containing protein, with protein MDLTKAITLSLGEVAEPVVTAYRLGVILHQLYAEKAYQGEKISRLQKDFATSAEFHQRLAELLNAGVLRPLRGCSATVYSLLGRRDDDAEEIACSIDPFCYLSHLSAMAHHGLTERIPTALFVSSPDARAWKQFALERMEKDLKRGYAAYREHGLPLLTRLKLDKIGRREVHRFASSHLGAYKNVQGKTLRVSSIGRTFLDMLRNPELCGGMRHVMEVFEEHAAGYLPLIVSEITQHGSKIDKVRAGYILEERMHLRDATVESWAALAQRGGSRKLDASAEYVPKWSDKWCLSLNL; from the coding sequence ATGGACCTCACCAAAGCCATCACCCTTTCCCTCGGAGAGGTGGCGGAGCCGGTCGTCACGGCGTACCGGCTTGGGGTCATTCTGCACCAGCTCTACGCTGAAAAGGCTTACCAAGGGGAGAAGATCAGCCGGCTGCAAAAGGACTTTGCCACATCGGCGGAGTTTCATCAGCGGCTGGCGGAGCTGCTGAATGCGGGTGTGCTGCGCCCGCTGCGTGGATGCAGCGCCACCGTGTACAGCCTGCTGGGCAGGCGCGATGACGATGCAGAGGAGATCGCCTGCAGCATCGATCCCTTTTGCTACCTCTCCCACCTCAGCGCCATGGCCCACCACGGGCTCACCGAGCGCATCCCCACCGCGCTGTTTGTGTCATCGCCAGATGCCAGGGCGTGGAAGCAGTTTGCGCTGGAGCGCATGGAGAAGGATCTGAAGCGCGGCTATGCGGCATATCGCGAGCACGGCCTGCCCCTGCTCACACGGCTGAAGCTGGACAAGATCGGGCGGCGGGAGGTGCACCGCTTTGCCTCCAGCCATCTGGGAGCCTACAAGAACGTGCAGGGCAAGACGCTGCGTGTCTCCAGCATCGGGCGCACGTTTCTGGACATGCTGCGCAACCCGGAGCTGTGCGGCGGCATGCGGCATGTGATGGAGGTTTTTGAGGAGCATGCCGCCGGATACCTGCCGCTGATCGTCAGCGAGATCACCCAGCACGGCTCCAAGATCGACAAGGTGCGCGCGGGCTACATCCTCGAAGAGCGCATGCATCTGCGGGATGCCACCGTCGAAAGCTGGGCTGCATTGGCGCAGCGGGGAGGATCGAGAAAACTGGACGCCTCCGCCGAGTATGTGCCAAAGTGGTCTGACAAATGGTGCCTCTCCCTCAACCTCTGA
- a CDS encoding nucleotidyl transferase AbiEii/AbiGii toxin family protein, producing the protein MKDVGAHDIAEWVRQAPSDQRELRQAVHTVLAAIASDPQLRASMIMKGGILLAVHYHSARFTRDIDFSTDMKLGQVDPEDVRRRLDDSLRLMVETLDYDLDCRVQGCKVNPPNRPNATFPSIELKIGHAYKGTPKHRRLLQLLSPSVLSIDYSLNEAISNVDQIVIGLDQSVNAYPFAELVAEKFRALLQQVDRNRYRRQDVYDLALLSRLPRDKSMNAAILQSLLIKARTRNIEPTRESLGDEEIKQRAAAEYPTLKDEVQGELPDFESSYAEVMAFYQSLPW; encoded by the coding sequence ATGAAGGACGTCGGAGCACATGACATCGCCGAGTGGGTCCGTCAGGCTCCGAGCGATCAGCGCGAGCTGCGTCAGGCGGTGCACACGGTGCTGGCCGCCATCGCCAGCGATCCGCAGCTGCGGGCCTCCATGATCATGAAGGGCGGCATTCTTCTGGCGGTGCACTACCACAGCGCACGCTTCACGCGGGACATCGACTTCTCCACCGACATGAAGCTGGGGCAGGTAGATCCAGAGGACGTGCGGCGCCGGCTGGACGATTCCCTGCGCCTGATGGTGGAGACGCTGGACTATGACCTCGACTGCCGTGTGCAGGGCTGCAAAGTCAATCCGCCCAACCGGCCCAATGCCACCTTTCCCAGCATCGAGCTGAAGATCGGCCATGCTTACAAAGGCACACCCAAGCACCGGCGGCTTCTCCAGCTCCTGTCGCCCAGTGTTTTGTCCATCGACTACAGCCTCAATGAAGCCATCTCAAACGTGGACCAGATCGTTATCGGGCTGGATCAAAGCGTGAACGCCTATCCGTTTGCCGAGCTGGTGGCTGAGAAATTCCGTGCCCTGCTGCAGCAGGTGGATCGCAACCGCTACCGCCGGCAGGATGTCTATGACCTGGCGCTTCTCTCCCGTCTGCCACGCGATAAGTCGATGAATGCAGCCATTTTGCAAAGCCTGCTCATCAAGGCGCGAACCCGCAACATCGAGCCAACCCGCGAGTCTCTTGGCGATGAAGAGATCAAGCAACGCGCGGCGGCTGAATACCCCACACTCAAAGACGAAGTGCAGGGAGAGCTCCCAGACTTTGAATCTTCATACGCCGAGGTGATGGCTTTTTACCAAAGCCTGCCTTGGTAA
- a CDS encoding right-handed parallel beta-helix repeat-containing protein — MKRLLLCLALVSPLSAAERPEVVTPRQTSGDTAVQPRWEETLVVTVGPKEADIVGGDQRAIQAAVDHVARLGGGTVRIKAGTYHLRNAVYLQSGVHLLGEGSLTVLIKEPSATTPLKLDSDWYDQEITLQDASGFRVGDGVCLRAKDAKTGRQTVIKRTLVARSGGRFKLDKALRENLWQMNDSTCATLLPLLSGENVNDVRIENLVLDGNRAHNAELDGNYAGCIFLQDCNRMHISGVTARNYHGDGISWQICHDVVVVNCLSENNSGLGLHPGSGSQRPIIRGNILRGNDIGLFFCWGVKYGLAENNQVEGNRIGISIGHRDTDNLVTGNTIQGSKLSGLLFRPERGPDFAGHRNRIEQNRFIDNAPEGGAVIDIQGGTESITISDNEFAETRGGRPRVLVKEGPETKHIVITGSRKK, encoded by the coding sequence ATGAAACGCCTTCTTCTCTGCCTTGCCCTTGTGTCTCCGCTGTCGGCTGCTGAGCGGCCGGAGGTGGTGACGCCGAGGCAGACGAGTGGAGATACGGCCGTGCAGCCGCGCTGGGAGGAGACGCTGGTGGTCACTGTGGGGCCGAAGGAGGCGGACATCGTGGGCGGGGATCAGCGCGCCATCCAGGCGGCGGTGGATCATGTGGCGCGGCTGGGCGGCGGCACCGTGCGGATCAAGGCGGGCACCTACCACCTGCGCAATGCGGTCTATCTCCAGTCAGGCGTGCACCTCCTCGGCGAAGGCAGCCTGACGGTGCTGATCAAGGAGCCCTCCGCCACGACTCCGCTCAAGCTGGACAGCGATTGGTATGATCAGGAGATCACGCTGCAGGATGCCAGCGGCTTCCGCGTGGGCGATGGCGTGTGCCTGCGCGCCAAGGACGCCAAGACCGGGCGGCAGACCGTCATCAAGCGCACGCTGGTGGCGCGCAGCGGCGGCCGCTTCAAGCTGGACAAGGCCCTGCGCGAAAACCTCTGGCAGATGAACGACTCCACCTGCGCCACGCTCCTTCCCCTGCTCAGCGGCGAAAACGTGAACGATGTGCGGATCGAGAACCTCGTGCTGGACGGCAACCGCGCGCACAATGCGGAGCTGGATGGCAACTACGCCGGCTGCATCTTCCTGCAAGACTGCAACCGCATGCACATCAGCGGCGTGACCGCGCGCAATTATCACGGCGATGGCATCAGCTGGCAGATATGCCACGATGTGGTAGTGGTGAACTGCCTGAGCGAAAACAACAGCGGCCTGGGCCTGCACCCCGGCAGCGGCTCGCAGCGCCCCATCATCCGCGGCAACATCCTGCGCGGAAACGACATCGGCCTCTTCTTCTGCTGGGGCGTGAAGTACGGCCTGGCGGAAAACAATCAGGTGGAGGGAAACCGCATCGGCATCTCCATCGGCCATCGCGACACGGACAATCTCGTGACCGGCAACACCATCCAGGGCAGCAAGCTCAGCGGCCTGCTCTTCCGCCCCGAGCGCGGGCCGGACTTTGCCGGACACCGCAACCGCATCGAGCAAAACCGCTTCATCGACAACGCCCCGGAAGGCGGCGCGGTCATCGACATCCAGGGCGGCACGGAATCCATCACCATCAGCGACAATGAGTTTGCGGAGACACGCGGCGGCAGGCCACGCGTGCTCGTCAAGGAGGGGCCGGAGACAAAGCACATCGTCATCACGGGCAGCCGCAAAAAATAG
- a CDS encoding alpha/beta hydrolase: protein MTLRAFTTRLVLATLTAVCSATAADAGKPPAATTTPPTAAAEAAPKPSPTTRIALWPGRAPNGDGTFEDCALELEVFLPPAGKGNGAAIVLCPGGGYIRHVTSREGYPIAEWLNAHGIACIILEYRLPRLRHAVPLLDAQRALRQARANATSWYLDPQRIGILGFSAGGHVASTATTHFDAGRADAADPVERQSCRPSFAWFVYPVVTMGPYTHTGSRKELLGEAPPADLVSLYSNEQRVTADTPPVFLAHAVDDKPVPIENSRQFVQAMQTHQRPVELLELPSGGHGLNGCKGPLWEQWKAAALQWSAQQGLIPLLKQGAQ, encoded by the coding sequence ATGACACTCCGCGCCTTCACCACCCGACTCGTGCTCGCCACGCTCACTGCCGTCTGCTCCGCCACGGCGGCAGACGCGGGCAAGCCACCTGCTGCCACCACCACCCCCCCCACTGCTGCGGCGGAGGCTGCGCCCAAGCCCTCGCCCACCACACGCATCGCCCTCTGGCCGGGCAGGGCGCCGAATGGCGACGGCACCTTTGAAGACTGCGCGCTGGAGCTGGAGGTCTTTCTGCCGCCTGCGGGGAAAGGAAACGGCGCCGCCATCGTGCTCTGCCCCGGCGGCGGCTACATCCGCCATGTCACATCGCGGGAGGGCTACCCCATCGCCGAATGGCTCAATGCCCACGGCATCGCCTGCATCATTCTGGAGTATCGCCTGCCCAGGCTGCGCCACGCCGTGCCGCTGCTGGATGCCCAGCGCGCCCTGCGGCAGGCGCGTGCCAATGCCACGAGCTGGTATCTCGATCCGCAGCGCATCGGCATCCTGGGCTTTTCCGCAGGCGGGCACGTGGCCTCCACCGCCACCACGCATTTTGACGCAGGCCGCGCCGATGCCGCCGACCCCGTGGAGCGCCAGAGCTGCCGCCCCAGCTTTGCGTGGTTCGTCTATCCCGTCGTCACCATGGGGCCGTACACGCACACGGGCTCGCGCAAGGAGCTGCTGGGGGAAGCCCCGCCCGCAGACCTCGTCAGCCTCTACTCCAATGAGCAGCGCGTCACCGCAGACACACCGCCCGTCTTCCTCGCGCACGCTGTGGACGACAAGCCGGTGCCCATCGAAAACAGCCGCCAGTTTGTGCAGGCCATGCAGACCCATCAGCGCCCGGTGGAGCTGCTGGAGCTGCCCTCCGGCGGCCACGGTCTCAATGGCTGCAAAGGCCCGCTTTGGGAGCAGTGGAAAGCCGCCGCACTGCAGTGGTCCGCGCAGCAGGGCCTCATCCCGCTGCTGAAACAAGGCGCGCAATGA
- a CDS encoding tetratricopeptide repeat protein — MTLFDAMHLLGLSAPITHEAVDRACMDALWRVWGPVHQAPDNAELAAQAQLWDGEIRKAYAFLRERPLNLYPYRVLLPEAQTGYDPRAFALGTGHAVAAQVQPQAMAQAQQQPFAVQAPPSPLTAQAQPPPTFNAEAPPSLLPVFNTQAQAVAQAQQPSPFAVQAPPSPPLTAQAQPQPSFNAEAPPSPSLTARSQPPPLPAFTALAGGRPEFAKAPPPPLYPGPLRGQSAVPPEQAPQRRLSGWTWVGLGAAALLVCGAGLFLYGGLSGSAGPGRRGLASQMPGMPAPGIGAGAGVGPGYSDRPRPPSAAQRERQRQADAASETVARSGLRDDHHSLKKMPGSGAPAPASPAQPPAGSPPQGKLTVINHPDGSLVARMPDGGVISIGPTGGKQGSYGPQGSPFGKNAAPGSSAHGTPQGGGRQLSPSERLALLPEQYRRMVAGEEEQRQKLLAQAEKGDAEAQFRLAEYYTQPSSFTRDTDAAERWYRKAADAGYEPAQLALARGLQQGCFFSRGPQEAATYYRKAAEQGGTESLGAYGQFLLLRARDASADPDDAIPYLKRAAQRGHTESQYLLGHEMIDPYGKLTNYSEGLRLLEQAAGQGHGMARYTLACTYLDGTGRPADPERGVRLLTAFIEEHPYPIAILKLADCYRDGYGVQRDSDHAVSTYRHWQTLPSAQYRLCLMYHFGEGVAKDEAEALQWLQLASACYYAPAQYDVGMRHATGAGLERDDVKAAEAFRKAALQHYPPAQTELGLCYLDGRGVDEDPASGIQHLERAAALGFPKAQENLGRCYARGRGVRKDPAQAAEWLAKAAAQDYGPAQIALGRFLLESRPGHPGDPVLALAWFLRAEALKEDGARECVQQTREQLPPQDIAEAERRASQLPRTRPWKNWQPL, encoded by the coding sequence ATGACCTTGTTTGATGCCATGCACCTCCTCGGGCTGTCTGCCCCCATCACGCACGAGGCGGTGGACCGGGCCTGCATGGATGCGCTGTGGCGTGTGTGGGGGCCGGTGCACCAGGCACCAGACAATGCCGAGCTGGCTGCCCAGGCACAGCTCTGGGATGGCGAGATCCGCAAGGCGTATGCCTTTCTGCGCGAGCGCCCGCTGAATCTCTACCCCTACCGCGTGCTGCTGCCCGAGGCCCAGACAGGGTATGACCCCAGGGCCTTCGCTCTCGGCACCGGCCATGCGGTGGCGGCGCAGGTACAGCCGCAAGCCATGGCGCAGGCACAGCAGCAGCCGTTCGCTGTGCAGGCACCGCCTTCGCCACTCACTGCACAGGCGCAGCCACCGCCGACCTTCAATGCAGAGGCACCGCCTTCGCTGCTGCCGGTTTTCAATACGCAGGCACAAGCCGTGGCGCAGGCACAGCAGCCCTCGCCCTTCGCTGTGCAGGCACCGCCTTCGCCACCGCTCACTGCACAGGCGCAGCCGCAGCCGAGCTTCAATGCAGAGGCACCGCCTTCGCCTTCACTCACTGCGCGATCACAGCCGCCGCCGCTGCCGGCTTTCACGGCGCTGGCGGGGGGCAGGCCGGAGTTTGCCAAAGCGCCGCCTCCTCCGCTCTACCCGGGCCCTCTCCGTGGGCAGAGTGCCGTGCCGCCTGAGCAGGCACCGCAGCGGCGTCTCTCGGGCTGGACCTGGGTGGGGCTCGGGGCTGCGGCCCTGCTGGTCTGCGGGGCAGGTTTGTTTTTGTATGGCGGGCTCTCTGGCAGCGCAGGCCCGGGCAGGCGTGGCCTGGCCTCCCAGATGCCGGGGATGCCTGCCCCAGGCATCGGCGCCGGGGCTGGCGTGGGCCCGGGCTACAGCGACCGGCCCCGCCCCCCCTCCGCAGCCCAGCGCGAGCGGCAGCGCCAGGCGGATGCGGCCTCTGAAACCGTGGCGCGCTCCGGCCTGCGTGACGACCACCATTCTCTCAAGAAAATGCCCGGCTCAGGAGCTCCCGCGCCCGCTTCTCCGGCGCAGCCGCCTGCAGGCAGCCCGCCCCAGGGCAAGCTGACCGTCATCAACCACCCCGACGGCAGCCTCGTGGCCAGGATGCCGGACGGGGGCGTCATCTCGATCGGGCCGACCGGTGGGAAACAAGGGAGTTATGGCCCGCAGGGCAGCCCCTTTGGGAAGAACGCCGCGCCCGGCTCCTCCGCCCACGGCACGCCGCAGGGTGGCGGCAGGCAGCTCTCTCCCAGCGAGCGTCTGGCCCTGCTGCCAGAGCAGTACCGGCGCATGGTCGCGGGAGAGGAGGAGCAGCGCCAAAAGCTGCTGGCCCAGGCTGAGAAGGGCGATGCCGAGGCGCAGTTCCGTCTGGCTGAGTACTACACCCAGCCCTCCTCTTTCACGCGGGACACGGACGCCGCCGAGCGCTGGTACCGAAAGGCTGCCGACGCCGGCTACGAGCCCGCGCAGCTGGCGCTGGCCAGGGGCCTGCAGCAGGGCTGCTTTTTTAGCAGGGGCCCGCAGGAGGCCGCCACCTACTACCGCAAAGCCGCCGAGCAGGGCGGCACCGAGAGCCTGGGTGCCTACGGCCAGTTTCTCCTGCTCAGGGCACGGGATGCCTCCGCAGATCCGGATGACGCCATCCCCTACCTCAAGCGCGCTGCGCAAAGGGGCCACACCGAGTCCCAGTACCTGCTCGGCCATGAGATGATCGATCCCTATGGAAAGCTGACGAACTACTCCGAGGGCCTGCGTCTGCTGGAGCAGGCCGCCGGGCAGGGCCACGGCATGGCGCGCTACACGCTGGCGTGCACCTACCTCGATGGCACCGGCCGGCCCGCCGATCCCGAGCGCGGGGTGCGCCTGCTGACGGCCTTCATTGAGGAGCACCCCTACCCTATCGCCATTCTCAAGCTGGCGGACTGCTACCGCGACGGCTACGGCGTGCAGCGCGACAGCGACCACGCCGTCTCCACCTACAGGCACTGGCAGACACTGCCATCAGCGCAGTACCGCCTCTGTCTCATGTACCATTTTGGCGAGGGTGTGGCCAAGGACGAAGCCGAGGCGCTGCAGTGGCTGCAGCTCGCCAGCGCCTGCTACTATGCGCCCGCGCAGTACGATGTGGGCATGCGCCATGCCACCGGCGCCGGCCTGGAAAGGGACGACGTCAAGGCGGCCGAAGCCTTCCGGAAGGCCGCCCTGCAGCATTACCCACCCGCACAGACAGAGCTGGGGCTCTGCTACCTCGATGGCCGGGGTGTGGATGAAGACCCTGCCAGCGGCATCCAGCACCTGGAGCGGGCCGCTGCACTGGGCTTTCCCAAGGCCCAGGAAAATCTGGGCCGCTGCTACGCCCGGGGTCGTGGCGTGCGCAAAGATCCTGCGCAGGCCGCAGAGTGGCTGGCCAAGGCCGCCGCCCAGGACTACGGCCCGGCGCAGATCGCTCTCGGCAGGTTCCTGCTGGAAAGCCGCCCCGGCCACCCTGGCGATCCCGTGCTGGCGCTCGCGTGGTTTCTCCGCGCCGAGGCGCTGAAGGAAGACGGCGCCCGCGAATGCGTGCAGCAAACCCGCGAGCAGCTGCCCCCTCAAGACATCGCCGAAGCCGAGCGCCGCGCCTCCCAGCTGCCCCGGACCCGCCCCTGGAAAAACTGGCAGCCGCTTTGA
- a CDS encoding PKD domain-containing protein, which yields MIYKTSFSTLALLAAALLSLSALHAAPPEPTQEPTLRAVDLKIGEAAEVKLADGSVAQVKLLDLQEKTDTMAHAVRQARVKVAVNGAEVWLTSANYHLPQSVGGVQIDCPITRGYNANSGEDSWGLVADARLRLWPAGAPWIEPGTFVYPLKQRWFATMTQFSNEPTYADGGDKPDRKKIYYHNDLDFGGCEGLVEVVAATDGLVVSARNQTLDGYSLTPVRPRYDVVYVLDARGWYYRYSHFHSIDEAVQPGTRVKMGQRMGLLGKEGASGGWSHLHFGIKSRQPSGKWGTQEAYAFAWQSYVREHKPAVIAVARPHHLIHVGETITLDASKSWAASGKIARYEWTLSDGTQKSGASFERTYTKAGSTSEIVKVTDDAGNTSYDFAIVQVIGDDQVNIPPAIHPSFSPTMNLKPGQEITFKVRTYRDAGGETWDFGDGTPPVAVTSDGNAKALAKDGYAVTTHRFAKAGDYIVKVEHVNARGEKALAHLWVRVE from the coding sequence ATGATATACAAAACATCCTTCTCCACACTGGCCCTGCTCGCCGCCGCGCTGCTTTCTCTTTCAGCCCTGCATGCCGCACCGCCGGAGCCGACGCAGGAGCCGACGCTGCGCGCGGTGGATCTGAAAATCGGCGAAGCCGCCGAGGTGAAGCTGGCAGATGGCAGTGTGGCCCAGGTGAAGCTGCTGGACCTGCAGGAGAAGACAGACACGATGGCGCATGCGGTGCGCCAGGCCCGCGTGAAGGTGGCGGTGAATGGCGCGGAGGTGTGGCTGACGAGCGCGAACTATCACCTGCCGCAAAGCGTGGGCGGTGTGCAGATCGACTGCCCGATCACCCGCGGCTACAATGCAAACAGCGGCGAGGATTCCTGGGGGCTGGTGGCGGATGCACGCCTGCGCCTCTGGCCTGCGGGCGCGCCGTGGATCGAGCCGGGCACTTTTGTTTATCCGCTGAAGCAGCGCTGGTTTGCGACCATGACGCAGTTTTCCAACGAGCCCACCTACGCCGACGGCGGCGACAAGCCGGACCGGAAGAAGATTTATTACCACAACGATCTCGACTTCGGCGGCTGCGAGGGGCTGGTGGAGGTGGTGGCGGCCACGGACGGGCTGGTGGTGAGCGCACGGAACCAGACGCTGGACGGCTACTCGCTCACGCCGGTGCGTCCGCGCTATGATGTGGTGTATGTGCTGGATGCCAGAGGCTGGTATTACCGCTACAGCCACTTCCACAGCATTGATGAGGCGGTGCAGCCGGGCACGCGAGTCAAGATGGGGCAGCGCATGGGCCTGCTGGGAAAGGAAGGCGCGAGCGGCGGGTGGTCGCACCTGCACTTTGGCATCAAGAGCCGCCAGCCCTCCGGCAAGTGGGGCACGCAGGAGGCCTACGCCTTTGCGTGGCAGAGCTATGTGCGCGAGCACAAGCCTGCGGTGATCGCCGTGGCGCGCCCGCATCACCTCATCCATGTGGGCGAGACGATCACGCTGGATGCATCGAAGTCCTGGGCCGCGTCTGGCAAGATCGCCCGCTATGAGTGGACGCTCTCCGACGGCACGCAGAAGAGCGGCGCGAGCTTTGAGCGCACCTACACGAAAGCGGGCAGCACCAGCGAGATCGTGAAGGTGACGGACGACGCCGGGAACACGAGCTACGACTTTGCCATCGTGCAGGTGATCGGGGACGACCAGGTCAACATCCCGCCTGCGATCCATCCGAGCTTCTCGCCCACGATGAATCTCAAGCCCGGCCAGGAGATAACCTTCAAGGTGCGCACCTATCGCGACGCCGGCGGCGAGACCTGGGACTTTGGCGACGGCACGCCGCCCGTGGCGGTGACGTCGGATGGCAACGCCAAGGCGCTGGCGAAGGACGGCTACGCGGTCACCACGCACCGCTTTGCGAAGGCGGGGGACTACATCGTGAAAGTGGAGCACGTGAATGCGCGCGGGGAAAAGGCGCTGGCGCACCTGTGGGTGCGGGTGGAGTGA
- a CDS encoding tetratricopeptide repeat protein — MKRLFAPASALMCALFLFIGMTASGMAAESGPDISGAAYDAAAKLYAQHQFSEAKKSALALVKARTQKLGADAAETLEARLLLGLVLNARHESAAAEKLGRALLPAMVRVLGPADKDTLDCQAMLLETLAYQEKFAEVEEPYRLFIPVAEKVLGAEDATTLRARSFYTDALLRLGKPAEAEPEIRKLLEIRERVSGPEDVLTLGSRVKLAWSLNDQRQFGRAEAELRRLIPLQTRVLGPEHRDTLQSRANLAGALNHEGKKEEAVREMQAVLLVQERTLGREHPDTLSGCYNLALGLQAQHKPEEALPYARRALAGWLKARGQNHPDTQAAQKLVEKLTKEAPKA, encoded by the coding sequence ATGAAAAGGCTTTTCGCTCCCGCTTCTGCACTGATGTGCGCTTTGTTCCTTTTCATCGGCATGACGGCATCGGGCATGGCGGCGGAGAGCGGGCCGGACATCAGCGGGGCAGCCTATGACGCTGCGGCCAAACTCTATGCGCAGCACCAATTCAGCGAGGCGAAGAAGTCCGCACTCGCGCTGGTGAAGGCGCGCACCCAAAAGCTGGGCGCGGATGCGGCGGAGACCCTGGAGGCCCGCCTGCTGCTGGGCCTGGTGCTGAACGCCCGCCACGAGAGTGCCGCGGCGGAAAAGCTGGGCCGTGCACTGCTGCCCGCCATGGTCCGGGTGCTGGGCCCTGCGGACAAGGACACCCTGGACTGCCAGGCGATGCTTTTGGAGACACTGGCGTATCAGGAAAAATTTGCGGAGGTGGAGGAGCCCTACCGCCTCTTCATCCCCGTGGCGGAGAAGGTGCTGGGGGCGGAAGACGCCACCACGCTGCGCGCGCGCAGTTTTTATACCGACGCACTGCTGCGCCTGGGCAAGCCTGCGGAAGCCGAACCGGAAATACGCAAGCTGCTGGAGATCCGCGAGCGCGTGTCCGGCCCGGAGGATGTCCTGACCCTGGGAAGCAGGGTCAAGCTGGCGTGGAGCCTGAATGACCAGCGCCAATTTGGCCGTGCGGAGGCGGAGCTGCGCAGGCTCATCCCGCTGCAGACACGTGTGCTGGGCCCGGAGCACCGGGACACGCTGCAAAGCCGGGCCAATCTGGCGGGGGCGCTGAACCATGAAGGCAAAAAAGAAGAGGCCGTGCGGGAGATGCAGGCCGTGCTGCTCGTGCAGGAGCGCACGCTCGGCCGCGAGCATCCGGACACGCTGAGCGGGTGCTACAATCTGGCGCTGGGGCTGCAGGCCCAGCACAAGCCGGAAGAGGCCCTGCCCTACGCCAGACGCGCGCTGGCAGGCTGGCTCAAAGCCCGGGGCCAGAACCACCCTGACACCCAGGCCGCGCAAAAGCTGGTGGAGAAGCTGACGAAGGAAGCGCCGAAGGCGTGA